The Apostichopus japonicus isolate 1M-3 chromosome 20, ASM3797524v1, whole genome shotgun sequence genome contains a region encoding:
- the LOC139961708 gene encoding uncharacterized protein — MAYYINIILILMTLWGSNLSARLDNSPGKDKLRERRASDTEQDVSTVPDLSTLLQSQSNFQSAYFLGQCLMCPPGPQGPNGLRGERGMPGRDGRDAILIGSSPVSAEVPKYDNKDRYDASVEYIPLGAKYTRWGKPFCREDAELIYEGVMAGAHYNHAGGASNYLCLSKDPIFDEPVAGFQHNAFLYGTEYETSASQSLPHLQNTEAPCAVCLAPSRTITLMVPGRTECPTGERDWNLEYKGILMSQHHTQSRTEYICVDAEAQGIARTSGDHNGALLYIVEATCATGGGLPCPTYTSGYEVTCAVCSL, encoded by the exons ATGGCATAttacataaatattatattaattctGATGACACTTTGGGGGAGTAACTTGTCTGCAAGACTGGATAATTCCCCCGGTAAAGACAAG CTTAGAGAACGAAGAGCCAGTGATACTGAGCAGGATGTGAGTACGGTTCCAG ATCTGAGTACACTATTGCAATCGCAGAGTAATTTCCAATCGGCGTACTTCCTTGGTCAGTGTTTAATGTGCCCACCTGGTCCACAGGGCCCAAATGGCCTACGAGGTGAACGAGGCATGCCAGGGAGAGATGGCAGAGATGCGATCTTGATCGGCTCTTCTCCAG TGTCTGCTGAAGTACCCAAGTATGATAACAAAGATCGTTATGATGCGTCTGTGGAATACATCCCTCTTGGAGCCAAATACACACGATGGGGAAAGCCCTTCTGTAGAGAGGATGCTGAACTTATTTATGAAG GGGTCATGGCAGGAGCTCACTACAACCATGCTGGCGGGGCTTCCAATTATCTATGCCTATCCAAAGATCCTATTTTTGACGAGCCGGTGGCAGGCTTTCAGCACAACGCTTTTCTCTATGGTACGGAATACGAGACCAGTGCTTCACAATCACTACCTCACTTACAGAACACGGAAGCACCTTGTGCTGTGTGTCTAGCACCTTCCAGGACCATCACTCTCATGGTTCCAGGGCGCACCGAGTGCCCCACCGGGGAAAGAG ACTGGAATCTGGAATACAAGGGAATACTCATGTCACAGCACCACACGCAATCTCGCACTGAGTACATCTGTGTCGATGCTGAAGCTCAAGGGATAGCCCGGACTTCCGGGGACCATAATGGAGCTTTACTATACATTGTTGAGGCAACCTGCGCTACAGGAGGAGGGTTACCATGTCCAACTTACACTTCAGGCTATGAAGTGACCTGCGCTGTCTGCTCTTTGTAA
- the LOC139961710 gene encoding uncharacterized protein produces MAYYINIILILMTLWGSNLSASLDNSPGKDEPREPRSSDTQKNVSTVQDMSTLLQSQSNLQSAYFLGQCLVCPPGPQGPIGEQGDRGMPGRDGRDAILIGSSPVSIEAAEVPVPKYDNEDRHNASQECIPLGAKYTRWGRSSCREDAELIYEGVMVGAHYTHDGGASNYLCLSKDPIFDEPVAGFQHKAYLYGTEYETSASQSLPHLQNSEAPCAVCLAPSRTITLMVPGRTECPTGERDWNLEYKGILMSQHHSQTRTEYICVDAEAEVIPETSGNHNGALLYIVEATCATGGGIPCETYTAGYEVTCAVCSL; encoded by the exons ATGGCATAttacataaatattatattaattctGATGACACTTTGGGGGAGTAACTTGTCTGCAAGTCTGGATAATTCCCCCGGTAAAGACGAG CCTAGAGAACCAAGATCCAGCGATACTCAAAAGAATGTCAGTACGGTTCAAG ATATGAGTACACTATTGCAATCGCAGAGTAATTTACAATCGGCGTACTTCCTTGGTCAGTGTTTAGTATGTCCACCTGGTCCACAGGGCCCAATTGGCGAACAAGGTGACCGGGGAATGCCAGGGAGAGATGGCAGAGATGCGATCTTGATCGGCTCTTCTCCAG TTTCTATAGAAGCTGCTGAAGTACCGGTACCCAAGTATGATAACGAAGATCGTCATAATGCGTCTCAGGAATGCATTCCTCTTGGAGCCAAATACACACGATGGGGAAGGTCCTCCTGTAGAGAGGATGCTGAACTTATTTATGAAG GGGTCATGGTAGGAGCTCACTACACCCATGATGGCGGGGCTTCCAATTATCTATGCCTATCCAAAGATCCTATTTTTGACGAGCCGGTGGCAGGCTTTCAGCACAAAGCATATCTCTATGGTACGGAATACGAGACCAGTGCTTCACAATCACTGCCTCACTTACAGAATTCAGAAGCACCTTGTGCTGTGTGTCTTGCACCTTCCAGGACCATCACTCTCATGGTTCCAGGGCGCACCGAGTGCCCCACCGGGGAAAGAG ACTGGAATCTGGAATACAAGGGAATACTTATGTCACAGCACCACTCGCAAACTCGCACTGAGTACATCTGTGTCGATGCTGAAGCTGAAGTGATACCCGAGACTTCCGGGAACCATAATGGAGCTTTACTATACATTGTTGAGGCAACCTGCGCTACAGGAGGAGGGATACCGTGTGAAACTTACACTGCAGGATATGAAGTGACATGCGCTGTCTGTTCTTTGTAG
- the LOC139961717 gene encoding fibrinogen C domain-containing protein 1-like: MHHLWAVFMCFGSFLPMMCGLSNVLPNKLGDTCVYEIPRDCSDIKHCIDTTRNQSPTSGAYTIQPSTYSQPFYVYCDMDTDGGGWTVFQKRLDGSVGFYNGWSSYKYGFGNINSEYWLGNEKLFYLTAQSNYELRVDLSDFEGAKRYARYDSFRLGDEATHYELLLGAYSGNAGDSLGSLRGMSFTTKDADRDLHDKLNCASHHKGAWWYTACYQQGSNLNGLYHGGPYTSYQDGVVWLSWHGSSYSLKTTEMKVRRLNSL; the protein is encoded by the exons ATGCATCATCTTTGGGCGGTTTTCATGTGTTTCGGCAGTTTTCTTCCAATG ATGTGCGGGCTTTCAAATGTTTTACCTAATAAACTTGGAGATACCT GTGTATATGAAATCCCACGGGACTGTTCTGACATCAAGCACTGCATCGATACTACTCGCAATCAATCCCCAACAAGTGGTGCCTACACCATCCAACCATCTACATACAGTCAACCGTTCTACGTATACTGTGACATGGACACAGATggtggtggatggacg GTTTTCCAGAAGCGCCTCGATGGATCTGTGGGGTTTTACAACGGATGGTCGAGCTACAAGTACGGATTTGGTAACATCAACTCAGAATACTGGCTGGGAAACGAAAAGCTTTTCTATCTCACCGCACAGAGTAACTACGAATTAAGAGTTGACTTGTCCGACTTCGAAGGCGCGAAACGGTACGCACGCTACGATTCTTTCCGCTTAGGCGATGAAGCCACCCACTATGAACTGCTGCTTGGAGCGTACAGTGGAAATGCAG GAGATTCCTTGGGATCTCTTCGAGGAATGTCTTTTACCACGAAAGATGCAGACCGTGATTTGCACGATAAGTTAAATTGTGCGAGTCATCACAAAGGAGCTTGGTGGTACACGGCATGTTATCAACAAGGGTCAAACTTGAATGGGCTCTACCATGGCGGCCCGTATACCTCTTACCAGGACGGAGTGGTTTGGCTATCCTGGCATGGAAGTTCTTATTCCTTAAAAACCACAGAGATGAAAGTACGACGCCTTAATTCTCTTTAA
- the LOC139961597 gene encoding ficolin-1-like yields MHHLWTVFMCFGSFLPMMYGLSNILPNELGDTCIHEIPRDCSDIKHCIDTTRNQSPTSGVYTIQPSTYSQPFYVYCDMDTDGGGWTVFQKRLDGSVGFYNGWSSYKYGFGNINSEYWLGNEKLFYLTAQSNYELRVDLSDFEGNERYARYDSFRLGDEATYYELLLGAYSGNAGDSLGALRGMSFSTKDADHDLAGGGSCAKTHKGAWWYTACYQQGSNLNGLYHGGPYTSFQDGVVWLSWHGYTYSLKTTAMKVRRLNPF; encoded by the exons ATGCATCATCTTTGGACGGTTTTCATGTGTTTCGGCAGTTTTCTTCCAATG ATGTACGGGCTTTCAAATATCTTACCTAATGAACTTGGAGATACCT GTATACATGAAATCCCACGGGACTGTTCTGACATCAAGCACTGCATCGATACTACTCGCAATCAATCCCCAACAAGTGGTGTCTACACAATCCAACCCTCTACATACAGTCAACCGTTCTACGTATACTGTGACATGGACACAGATggtggtggatggacg GTTTTCCAGAAGCGCCTCGATGGATCTGTGGGGTTTTACAACGGATGGTCGAGCTACAAGTACGGGTTTGGTAACATCAACTCAGAATACTGGCTGGGAAACGAAAAGCTTTTCTATCTCACCGCACAGAGTAACTACGAATTAAGAGTTGACTTGTCCGACTTTGAAGGCAATGAAAGGTACGCACGCTACGATTCTTTTCGCTTAGGCGATGAAGCCACCTACTACGAACTGCTGCTTGGAGCGTACAGTGGAAATGCAG GAGATTCCTTGGGAGCTCTTCGAGGAATGTCTTTTTCCACGAAAGATGCAGACCACGATTTGGCAGGAGGTGGAAGCTGTGCGAAGACTCACAAAGGAGCTTGGTGGTACACGGCATGTTATCAACAAGGGTCAAACTTGAATGGGCTCTACCATGGCGGCCCGTACACCTCTTTCCAGGACGGAGTGGTTTGGCTATCCTGGCATGGATATACTTATTCCTTAAAAACCACAGCGATGAAAGTACGACGCCTTAATCCTTTCTAA
- the LOC139961711 gene encoding uncharacterized protein: MDQSQNSGECEPTRVMLWSIPRSLSTVVTKCISFIDGMEVWFEPYFICQENLRVRNPDYLPDNPKMASYRQTLADFYSKLDSSTGTLGPRDNLYDEEKFTYLWVKSQLEKSRSKYILVKEMCHAIDGIPLTEYLPDVPFQETFLIRHPKKVFASFKRGGNIELGRNASDIDDTDIIHDLPVYHPDRFYKELYEKWQTVKNTTGRLPVVIEADDLLANPELILRKYFESVGFPWDKTLLSWDPSPEVSTRWHSSYMYMKTASQSVWLKNAVSSSCFLPQDKTKKDTQSEEKLSRDIEICVNASMPYYNEIRQHCI; encoded by the exons ATGGACCAATCTCAGAATTCAGGAGAGTGTGAACCTACCAGGGTGATGCTCTGGAGTATTCCCAGAAGTCTGTCGACTGTCGTCACCAAATGCATCAGTTTTATCGATGGCATGGAGGTTTGGTTTGAACCTTATTTTATTTGCCAAGAAAATCTGAGGGTGCGGAACCCTGATTACCTTCCAGACAATCCAAAGATGGCGTCCTACCGGCAGACCTTAGCTGACTTTTACAGCAAGTTGGATAGCTCAACTGGCACACTTGGACCAAGAGACAATCTATATGATGAAGAGAAGTTCAC GTATTTGTGGGTGAAAAGCCAGCTGGAGAAGTCCAGAAGCAAGTATATCTTGGTTAAGGAAATGTGTCATGCTATAGACGGTATTCCGTTAACTGAATACCTCCCTGACGTTCCATTCCAGGAAACCTTCTTAATTCGTCACCCGAAGAAGGTCTTCGCATCTTTCAAGAGGGGAGGCAATATAGAGTTAGGCCGTAATGCATCGGATATAGACGACACCGATATAATCCACGATTTACCCGTATACCATCCGGACCGCTTCTATAAAGAATTGTATGAAAAATGGCAAACCGTCAAAAACACGACCGGTCGACTTCCCGTCGTTATAGAAGCAGATGATCTTCTTGCTAATCCCGAGTTGATCCTTCGTAAATATTTTGAATCCGTGGGATTTCCGTGGGACAAGACGTTGCTCTCTTGGGATCCTAGTCCAGAAGTGAGTACTCGATGGCATAGCTCGTACATGTACATGAAGACTGCCTCCCAGAGTGTTTGGTTGAAGAATGCAGTAAGTAGCAGTTGCTTTCTCCCGCAGGATAAGACAAAAAAGGACACACAATCGGAGGAAAAATTGTCACGGGATATTGAAATCTGTGTGAATGCTTCAATGCCATACTATAACGAAATAAGACAGCATTGTATATGA